The sequence ATGCAGCGCACAACTTGAACAATCCATGCCGCGAATCGGTAAGCTGATCGTTTGCTGGCTCATTGGTTCACCTCGCCAGTGTAACGGGTACAGGCATATACCCCGTGCGCAACATCGGCCAATAAGCTGGCAGCCAAATTAACCAACTCGCCCACCCGTGGATCGCTCAGCCGATAGTAGACAAAGCGACCTTGCTGTTGCCGTGCGACCAAACCACAATCGTGCAAACAACCCAGATGATTGGAAACATTCGATTGGCTGAGCTGGGTTGCTGCCACAATCGCCGAAACTGTCAGCGGTTCGGCACAAAGCGCCTCAAGCACTTTCAAACGCGAAGCATCGGCCAAACCACGAAAAAGCTTGGCTTTCAATTCGATCACATCAGTTTGAATAATTGGATTCATTATCCACCTCAACATATCATTACATACTGATACGATGATATATAAATCATGACTGCTTGTCAATCAGCGCGATTTGGCTATTGACATTGATTATTATTCAAGTATTCTATTGAATAATGTAATACTTGAGGTTTTGATTATGGAATTGAGCCAAAAACGCCAATTTAAGGATGCCTTGTATGAGCAATTTGCGCGGATCAGTCGGGCTTTGGCCAACCCTCATCGGCTGGAGTTGCTCGATTTGCTGACCCAAGGTGAACGCACAGTCGAGGATTTGGCCAATGAAACGGCGCTTTCGATTGCCAACGCTTCGCAACATTTGCAAACCTTGCGAGCTGCTCAATTGGTTAGTGTGCGCCGCGAAGGCCTGTATGCCTACTACCGCCTAGCGAATCCGAGTGTCCAAGCATTGTGGCTTAGTTTGCGTCAGGTCGGCGAAAGCCAACTAGCCGATGTGCAGGCAGTCGTCCAGCACTTTTTGGCAGATCGCAGCCAATATCAATCGATCAGCATCAACGATTTATATCAGCGGATCGAGCAGCAAGATGTGGTGTTGGTGGATGTGCGACCGAGCAACGAATTTGCTGTTGCCCATTTACCTCAAGCCCGTTCAATTCCGATCACTGAATTAAGCCAGCGCTTGGCCGAATTAGCGCCCGATCAGCCAATTGTGGCCTATTGCCGTGGGCCATATTGCCTATTTGCCGATGAGGCGGTGGCAACGCTCAGCCAACGTGGTTTTGAAGTCTATAGGCTCGATGGTGGAATTGTCGAATGGCAAGCTCATGGTTTTGCCTTAGTTCAGGAAACAGCCAAATGATTCAAACAATTGATGTGACAACCTTACAAACTTGGTTGAGCCAAGGCCAATCGATAACTGTGCTCGATGTTCGGCCTGAGGCCGATTGGCAGGAATGGTCGATTCCGCAAAGTGTCCACGCCGAGGCTTACCACGATTTAAAGGTTGGTCAAATTGCCTCAGCCCTGCAAAACCTCAATCTGCCCCAAAACCAGCCAATTGTGACGGTGTGTGGAATGGGCAAGATGAGCCTTGTTGCCGCCGAACAACTCCAAGCGCGAGGCTATCAGGTCTATTCGTTGGCTGGCGGCATGCAAGCATGGAGTTTGGCTTGGAATAGTGCTCAACTGCCAACGCTAGCAAATGGCACCGAAATTATCCAAATTCGGCGCACAGGCAAAGGTTGTCTTTCATACCTAATCGGTTCGCAAGGCCAAGCGTTGGTAATCGATGCCAGCCTTGATCCAGCGGTTTATCTACAACTAGCGCAAGCGCGGGGCTGGCAGATTCAGGCCGTTTTGGATACGCATATTCACGCCGATCACTTTTCGCGTTCACGCCAATTGGCCGAATTGAGTGGTACAACTTTTTATCTGCCCGCCAATCAACGTAGCAGTGGCGGATACCAGCCAATCAGCGCCAATATGCAAATTCAGTTTGGAGCCGCCACAATTCAGGCCTTAGCTACACCTGGCCATACCTGGGAAAGCATGAGCTATTTGCTCGATGGCAGTCATCTTTTTAGTGGCGACACGCTGTTTTTGGCGGCAGTTGGGCGGCCCGACCTCGAAGCCCAAACCGCTGAAGCGCAAGAACGAGCCAGTGCCCTATACCAAAGCTTGCAA comes from Chloroflexota bacterium and encodes:
- a CDS encoding metalloregulator ArsR/SmtB family transcription factor → MNPIIQTDVIELKAKLFRGLADASRLKVLEALCAEPLTVSAIVAATQLSQSNVSNHLGCLHDCGLVARQQQGRFVYYRLSDPRVGELVNLAASLLADVAHGVYACTRYTGEVNQ
- a CDS encoding MBL fold metallo-hydrolase, whose amino-acid sequence is MIQTIDVTTLQTWLSQGQSITVLDVRPEADWQEWSIPQSVHAEAYHDLKVGQIASALQNLNLPQNQPIVTVCGMGKMSLVAAEQLQARGYQVYSLAGGMQAWSLAWNSAQLPTLANGTEIIQIRRTGKGCLSYLIGSQGQALVIDASLDPAVYLQLAQARGWQIQAVLDTHIHADHFSRSRQLAELSGTTFYLPANQRSSGGYQPISANMQIQFGAATIQALATPGHTWESMSYLLDGSHLFSGDTLFLAAVGRPDLEAQTAEAQERASALYQSLQTILALDPASIILPGHTSKPVAFDGAPIMASLAEVQAATPRLAQTKAEFVAGLTAVRPATPPNHQTIVQLNQAGAALPDDLITLEAGANRCAIA
- a CDS encoding metalloregulator ArsR/SmtB family transcription factor, with product MELSQKRQFKDALYEQFARISRALANPHRLELLDLLTQGERTVEDLANETALSIANASQHLQTLRAAQLVSVRREGLYAYYRLANPSVQALWLSLRQVGESQLADVQAVVQHFLADRSQYQSISINDLYQRIEQQDVVLVDVRPSNEFAVAHLPQARSIPITELSQRLAELAPDQPIVAYCRGPYCLFADEAVATLSQRGFEVYRLDGGIVEWQAHGFALVQETAK